From Corvus hawaiiensis isolate bCorHaw1 chromosome 13, bCorHaw1.pri.cur, whole genome shotgun sequence, one genomic window encodes:
- the SAXO2 gene encoding stabilizer of axonemal microtubules 2, with protein MGPPRCLCEICSCGRHRCCHKPTKIYNDSLQPCHKTEYLEKYPGYGNVCPPESCKPKPQFPQDQGRMDSISTFKSDYLPYDVKTPFRPQAEYRPKSGKIDLGTIYQRDYNPHKVGPVTLARPRERKHTSGAKVDTIPTYQDHYRLWKSQRTESCKVERPYEPPLEKFGNPSTFQDDYIPRQPNPPQSCKPCDTKLPEGPFDGNTIHRTVYVVHEMEPLFVRPKEEYKPSDQPFEDLTTHQRDFKGIPGEQAKSCKPESRKLGSDPFKGTTEFQERYQPYLVTTPEFHKPREYIPPTDKMDLHSSNRLDYISHKAAPRAPIRPAPGRRTTGPFQGKTTTKEDFQPWSICLRGIIKKEPQIQKPTGRFSNLTTFRSHYTPHQANPPQSFKPAHAVGTAVPFKDETLYRTEYTPKKQEVCPGLHPDALGYVYVNTDSQGHKFYRQVSPERSGSNCNPIPKEVAGVS; from the exons ATGGGGCCGCCGCGCTGCCTCTGCGAGATCTGCTCCTGCGG ACGCCATCGCTGCTGCCATAAGCCCACGAAGATTTACAATGATTCCCTGCAGCCGTGCCACAAAACTGAGTATTTGGAGAAATACCCTGGCTATGGCAACGTCTGCCCTCCCGAGAGCTGTAAGCCAAAACCACAGTTCCCACAGGATCAGGGGAGAATGGACAGCATCTCAACAttcaa ATCAGATTATTTACCATATGATGTGAAGACACCTTTTCGGCCACAAGCAGAATATAGACCAAAGTCAGGGAAGATTGACCTGGGAACCATATACCAGAGAGATTATAATCCTCATAAAGTAGGACCGGTGACATTAGCAAGGCCTCGAGAGAGGAAACACACTTCAGGAGCAAAAGTGGATACCATCCCAACCTACCAAG ATCACTATAGGTTATGGAAAAGCCAAAGAACGGAATCCTGTAAGGTGGAGCGTCCGTATGAGCCACCTTTGGAGAAGTTTGGAAATCCTTCTACATTTCAAGATGACTACATTCCTAGGCAACCCAATCCCCCCCAGAGCTGCAAACCTTGTGACACCAAGCTGCCAGAGGGGCCTTTCGATGGTAACACCATCCATCGCACCGTGTACGTTGTCCATGAGATGGAGCCCCTGTTTGTAAGGCCAAAAGAAGAGTACAAGCCAAGTGACCAACCCTTTGAAGATCTCACAACTCACCAGAGAGATTTTAAAGGGATACCTGGGGAACAAGCAAAAAGCTGCAAGCCTGAAAGTAGAAAACTTGGATCTGATCCTTTCAAAGGAACCACTGAATTCCAGGAACGCTATCAGCCATATTTGGTCACCACGCCCGAGTTCCACAAGCCAAGAGAGTACATTCCACCCACAGACAAGATGGATCTCCACTCCTCAAACCGTCTTGATTACATTTCACACAAGGCTGCTCCTAGAGCTCCCATAAGACCAGCTCCTGGAAGAAGAACCACTGGCCCTTTTCAAGGGAAGACTACTACAAAAGAAGACTTTCAACCCTGGAGCATCTGTCTGCGAGGGATTATTAAGAAAGAACCGCAAATTCAAAAACCCACAGGAAGATTTTCTAATTTAACTACCTTCAGATCCCATTACACACCACATCAGGCCAATCCACCTCAAAGTTTCAAACCTGCACATGCTGTAGGTACTGCAGTTCCTTTTAAAGATGAAACTTTGTATCGCACTGAATATACTCCAAAGAAGCAGGAGGTCTGCCCAGGACTTCATCCAGATGCTCTGGGTTATGTCTATGTAAACACAGATTCTCAGGGTCACAAATTCTACCGCCAGGTGTCTCCAGAACGCTCTGGGTCAAATTGTAATCCTATTCCCAAGGAAGTAGCTGGTGTGTCATAA